A section of the Clostridium felsineum DSM 794 genome encodes:
- a CDS encoding radical SAM protein, with amino-acid sequence MEIKNALEKAAKNAIVNKVVDYLDKNPEQNVTKIFSAVKKFNKKDKIALEQIKIVEDLYNNDKSKHQYIQDILQNTDNKCLKKFFTNFFANAVWYAGPKKDKYLKKEDTKIPFVMLISPSMRCSLHCKGCYASSYSKKDDIPKEEVDRIIREARDLGIYYIIVLGGEPFFNDYLLDLYEKYNDVMFTPFTSGLLITEEIADRIKKCGNVIPMLSIEGFEKDTDSRRGTGTYKKVLKAMDMLHERGILFGVSSAVTKTNINTVLSDEFTDMLIEKGSKMSWYFLFMPVNGDPVDFDMMLTAEQRAYLGERSREIRDKKPYFTIDFFNDAPYVGGCIAGKNYFHVNSKEDVEPCIFSHFSTVNLKGKHLIDAFRDPFFKKLRSIQPYNKNMLRPCMMIDNTNVIIDVCKEVGAKPDDAGAEKMLNDKEFHDKLTKSAEEFKPYADKAWKEVFNEKGNDDFAKG; translated from the coding sequence ATGGAGATAAAAAATGCTTTGGAAAAGGCAGCTAAAAATGCCATAGTAAACAAAGTAGTTGATTATCTTGACAAGAATCCAGAACAAAATGTAACTAAAATATTTTCGGCGGTTAAAAAATTTAATAAGAAGGATAAAATAGCACTTGAGCAAATTAAGATTGTGGAGGATCTTTATAACAATGACAAAAGTAAGCATCAGTATATACAAGACATCCTGCAAAATACGGACAATAAATGCCTAAAGAAATTTTTTACTAACTTTTTTGCAAATGCAGTTTGGTATGCAGGACCTAAAAAAGATAAATACTTAAAAAAGGAAGATACTAAAATCCCTTTTGTTATGCTTATTAGTCCATCTATGAGATGTTCTCTTCATTGTAAAGGTTGTTATGCGTCAAGCTACAGCAAAAAAGATGATATTCCTAAAGAAGAAGTTGATAGAATAATAAGGGAAGCTAGGGATCTTGGAATATATTATATTATTGTTTTAGGGGGAGAGCCATTCTTTAACGATTATCTTCTTGATTTATATGAGAAATATAATGATGTTATGTTTACACCGTTTACTAGTGGTCTTTTAATTACTGAAGAAATAGCAGATAGAATAAAAAAATGTGGTAATGTAATACCAATGTTATCAATAGAGGGTTTCGAAAAAGATACAGATTCTCGTAGAGGTACAGGAACTTACAAAAAGGTTTTAAAGGCAATGGATATGCTCCATGAAAGGGGAATATTATTTGGAGTATCTTCAGCAGTTACCAAAACTAATATTAATACAGTACTTAGTGATGAATTCACAGATATGCTCATAGAAAAGGGGTCAAAGATGAGTTGGTATTTCCTCTTCATGCCAGTAAATGGTGATCCAGTAGATTTTGATATGATGCTCACAGCGGAGCAAAGAGCTTATTTAGGAGAAAGATCTAGAGAAATAAGAGACAAAAAACCGTATTTTACAATAGATTTTTTTAATGATGCACCCTATGTTGGAGGATGTATTGCAGGAAAAAACTATTTTCATGTAAATTCAAAAGAGGATGTTGAACCATGCATTTTTTCCCACTTTTCAACAGTAAATTTAAAGGGAAAACATTTGATTGATGCGTTTAGAGATCCATTTTTTAAGAAATTGAGGTCTATACAACCGTATAACAAAAATATGCTTAGACCTTGCATGATGATAGATAATACCAATGTTATAATTGATGTATGCAAGGAAGTTGGAGCTAAACCAGATGATGCAGGAGCTGAAAAAATGCTTAATGACAAAGAGTTTCATGACAAATTAACAAAATCAGCAGAGGAATTTAAGCCTTATGCAGATAAAGCCTGGAAAGAGGTATTTAATGAAAAAGGTAATGATGATTTTGCAAAGGGATAG
- a CDS encoding LamB/YcsF family protein, with product MYSVDLNCDLGESFGAYKIGQDEEILKFITSANIACGFHAGDPNVMNNTVKLALLNNVSIGAHPGLPDLIGFGRRNIKITREETYNMVVYQVGALSAFVKAEGGRLQHVKTHGALYNMAARDEKLAEAIAEAVYKIEPELILFGPYQSELIKAGKKLGLRTASEVFADRNYRVDGSLTPRGEKDAVITDTEKAVNRVIRMIKEGKVMSDQSEDIEIKADTICIHGDGTHALEFADKISKAIKKSNIDIKSFEMEKLKNEK from the coding sequence ATGTACAGTGTTGATTTGAATTGTGATTTAGGAGAAAGCTTTGGTGCTTATAAAATAGGACAAGATGAAGAAATTCTTAAATTTATTACTTCAGCAAATATTGCTTGCGGATTTCATGCAGGAGATCCTAATGTAATGAATAATACAGTGAAATTAGCACTTTTAAATAATGTTAGTATAGGGGCACACCCTGGTCTTCCAGACTTAATAGGTTTTGGTAGAAGAAATATTAAAATAACCAGGGAAGAAACATATAATATGGTAGTTTATCAAGTAGGAGCTTTATCTGCGTTTGTAAAGGCAGAGGGAGGAAGACTACAACATGTAAAAACACATGGAGCTTTATATAACATGGCAGCACGTGATGAAAAGTTAGCTGAAGCTATAGCCGAGGCAGTATATAAAATTGAGCCAGAGCTTATTTTATTTGGACCTTATCAGAGTGAATTAATTAAAGCTGGAAAAAAGTTAGGCTTAAGAACAGCAAGTGAAGTTTTTGCAGATAGAAATTATAGGGTAGATGGCTCATTAACTCCAAGAGGAGAGAAAGATGCTGTTATTACAGATACTGAAAAAGCTGTCAATAGGGTTATAAGGATGATAAAAGAAGGAAAGGTTATGTCCGATCAAAGTGAGGATATAGAAATAAAAGCAGACACAATTTGTATTCATGGAGATGGTACTCACGCACTTGAATTTGCAGACAAAATAAGTAAGGCCATTAAAAAAAGTAATATAGATATAAAGAGTTTTGAGATGGAGAAGTTGAAAAATGAAAAATAA
- the pxpB gene encoding 5-oxoprolinase subunit PxpB, translating to MKNNVKIFSINEVSIMLEFEGGIDAVTQKKIKTLCDYLDANPFMGMIEYIPAYTNVMVIYDPVIVKKNLYHRPAYETVKTILQGIVKKLDFSNMKEPRVVSLPVCYGGKFGPDLEYSAQYSNMSKEEFIRVHASGKYLVHMIGFAPGYPYLGGMDERIAVPRKETPRTAVPKGSVAIGGVQTGVYSISTPGGWNIIGRTPIELFRPNDKNPSFLRAGDLVEFVPISEDEYERQVVE from the coding sequence ATGAAAAATAATGTTAAAATTTTTTCTATAAATGAAGTATCTATAATGCTTGAATTTGAAGGAGGAATAGATGCTGTAACTCAAAAAAAAATCAAAACTTTATGTGATTATCTTGATGCAAATCCATTTATGGGAATGATAGAGTATATACCTGCCTACACTAATGTTATGGTGATTTATGATCCTGTAATTGTAAAAAAGAATTTATATCATAGACCTGCTTATGAAACAGTAAAAACAATTCTTCAGGGTATAGTAAAGAAACTAGATTTTTCAAATATGAAGGAGCCTAGAGTTGTAAGCCTTCCAGTATGCTATGGAGGAAAATTTGGACCGGATTTAGAGTATTCAGCTCAGTACTCTAATATGTCAAAAGAAGAATTTATAAGGGTACATGCTAGTGGAAAGTATTTGGTACATATGATAGGTTTTGCCCCAGGATATCCTTATCTAGGTGGAATGGATGAAAGAATTGCGGTTCCAAGAAAAGAAACACCACGCACTGCTGTTCCCAAAGGGTCAGTAGCAATAGGTGGAGTTCAGACTGGAGTTTATTCCATAAGTACTCCAGGAGGTTGGAACATTATAGGGAGAACTCCAATAGAGCTTTTTAGACCAAATGATAAAAATCCAAGCTTTCTTAGAGCAGGTGATTTAGTTGAATTTGTACCAATTAGCGAGGATGAATACGAAAGGCAGGTAGTTGAGTAA
- a CDS encoding biotin-dependent carboxyltransferase family protein: MKIEVLKPGLLTTVQDIGRYGFQNQGILVSGAMDTYAMRLSNILVGNDENEGVIEVTLMGPQLRLEKGTLLAITGGDLSPTLDNEPVSMYRPIYLKKDSILKFGTVKSGCRSYIAFAGGMDVKKVLESKSTYLRGGIGGFKGRALKNGDIININKEKSKVAFRIIRGLKDNNNFKIASWYVKKEKLSNELRVVRGVQFDLFNKKSREDFFASDFEVTPSSDRMGYRLIGKKLSLKKEFEMLSEAISLGAVQVPRDGNPIILLADRQTTGGYPKIAQVVQVDLYKIAQMKPKAKISFKEISLEEAEKLYFQREKYIRDVKMSIGLI, encoded by the coding sequence ATGAAAATAGAAGTTTTAAAACCAGGATTACTTACTACTGTACAGGATATTGGCAGGTATGGTTTTCAGAATCAAGGAATACTTGTAAGTGGTGCGATGGATACTTATGCAATGAGACTTTCAAATATTTTAGTTGGAAATGACGAAAATGAAGGGGTAATAGAGGTTACGTTAATGGGACCTCAGCTTAGGTTAGAAAAGGGCACACTTTTAGCAATAACAGGAGGAGATTTATCACCAACCTTAGATAATGAACCAGTATCAATGTATAGACCAATATATTTGAAAAAAGATAGTATTTTAAAGTTTGGGACTGTAAAATCTGGATGTAGAAGTTATATTGCTTTTGCAGGAGGAATGGATGTAAAAAAGGTTTTAGAAAGCAAAAGTACTTATCTTAGAGGAGGTATAGGTGGTTTTAAGGGTAGAGCGTTAAAAAATGGAGATATAATTAATATAAATAAAGAAAAAAGTAAAGTTGCTTTTAGAATTATTAGAGGTTTAAAAGATAATAATAATTTTAAGATAGCTTCTTGGTATGTGAAAAAGGAAAAGTTGTCCAATGAATTAAGGGTGGTTCGTGGAGTACAATTTGATCTTTTTAACAAGAAAAGCAGAGAGGATTTTTTTGCTTCTGACTTTGAAGTAACACCAAGTTCAGATCGAATGGGGTACAGACTTATAGGAAAAAAATTAAGCTTGAAAAAGGAGTTCGAAATGCTTTCAGAAGCTATCTCATTAGGTGCGGTGCAGGTACCACGTGACGGAAATCCTATAATTCTTTTAGCAGATAGACAAACTACAGGAGGTTATCCTAAAATAGCTCAAGTAGTGCAGGTGGATTTGTACAAAATAGCTCAAATGAAGCCAAAGGCTAAAATCAGTTTTAAAGAGATAAGTTTAGAAGAAGCAGAAAAGCTATATTTTCAAAGGGAAAAGTATATTCGGGATGTTAAAATGTCCATAGGATTAATTTGA
- a CDS encoding M24 family metallopeptidase, with product MNSRIKRVIDNMKKHNLSQIIVTSPSSVFYLSGALIDPGERLMAMYINVSGKVTFIINSLFKNSKGLGNNEIVTYDDSEEPIPILLKIINEDSTLGIDKNWPAHFLIELMENSNMKFINSSPIIDEVRMIKDEEEIKVLRESSKINDKVMEELIKYIEESKTEKEMAKVIQEIFQKNGIEKLSFETICSYGKNGADPHHMPDDTKLKEGDSIVIDMGGVYNNYCSDMTRTFFYKEPCEEAKKIYDIVKRANEAGKNAVKPGVKLSDIDKITREVIEKEGYGEYFTHRTGHNIGIEDHEFPSVGGNSDIKAQVGMVFSIEPGIYIPEKYGVRIEDLVVVTETGCEVLNHVSRDMNIL from the coding sequence ATGAATAGTAGAATAAAAAGAGTAATAGATAATATGAAAAAGCATAACTTAAGTCAAATAATAGTGACATCACCTTCCAGTGTATTTTACCTATCAGGAGCTTTAATTGATCCAGGTGAGAGGTTAATGGCAATGTATATAAATGTTAGCGGGAAGGTTACATTCATTATTAATAGTCTTTTTAAGAATAGTAAAGGATTAGGAAATAATGAAATTGTAACTTATGATGATAGTGAGGAGCCTATTCCTATTCTTTTAAAAATAATTAATGAGGATAGTACACTTGGAATAGATAAGAATTGGCCAGCACATTTTTTAATAGAACTTATGGAAAATTCTAATATGAAATTTATTAATTCCTCACCAATTATAGATGAGGTAAGAATGATAAAAGATGAAGAGGAAATAAAAGTTTTAAGAGAGTCTTCAAAAATAAATGATAAGGTTATGGAAGAACTAATAAAATATATTGAAGAAAGTAAAACAGAAAAAGAAATGGCAAAAGTAATACAAGAAATCTTTCAAAAGAATGGAATAGAGAAGCTTTCTTTTGAAACTATTTGTAGTTATGGTAAGAATGGAGCAGATCCACACCATATGCCGGATGATACTAAGTTAAAAGAAGGAGATTCTATAGTTATAGATATGGGAGGAGTGTATAATAACTATTGTTCTGATATGACAAGAACTTTTTTCTATAAAGAACCATGTGAAGAAGCAAAAAAGATTTATGATATAGTAAAGAGAGCTAATGAGGCAGGAAAAAATGCAGTAAAACCTGGTGTTAAATTAAGTGATATAGATAAAATTACTAGAGAGGTAATAGAAAAAGAAGGTTATGGCGAGTACTTTACACATAGAACAGGTCATAACATTGGTATAGAAGATCATGAATTTCCTTCTGTAGGAGGTAACTCGGATATAAAGGCACAAGTTGGAATGGTATTTTCAATAGAACCAGGTATATATATTCCTGAAAAGTATGGAGTTAGAATAGAGGATTTAGTAGTTGTAACGGAAACAGGCTGTGAAGTTTTAAACCATGTGAGTAGAGATATGAATATATTATAG
- a CDS encoding MTH1187 family thiamine-binding protein produces the protein MAIAQATIIPVGTGSTSLSSYVAACENILKDEKEIKYQLTPMCTIFEGELDTIIKVIRKMHEIPFKNGAERVITSISIDDRRDKKASMEQKLNSVREKLK, from the coding sequence TTGGCTATTGCACAAGCAACAATAATACCTGTAGGTACAGGTTCAACTAGTTTAAGTAGCTATGTGGCAGCATGTGAAAATATACTTAAAGACGAAAAAGAAATAAAATATCAATTAACTCCAATGTGTACAATATTTGAGGGAGAATTAGATACAATAATTAAAGTTATAAGAAAAATGCATGAAATTCCTTTTAAAAATGGAGCAGAAAGAGTTATTACATCTATAAGTATAGATGATAGAAGAGATAAGAAGGCATCTATGGAACAAAAATTAAATTCTGTTAGAGAAAAATTAAAATAG
- a CDS encoding AIM24 family protein has translation MVKCKNLFENKNIEVVETKGDVKVLEYKKDLSVNAAGAMAAYFASEMNIRKRQVLIELNGNAYTISAGAMQWTSGNVSMAADVKGIGDFFGKALSSKVTKESAIKPKYQGNGLLMLEPTYRHILLEDVSDWGGMVIDDGLFLACESRVKQNVVARTNLSSAMLGKEGLFNLCLKGEGIAVLESPVPRDELIEFVLEKDEVRIDGNYAIAWSDSLEFRVEKSSKSLIGSAVSGEGLVNVYRGTGRILMAPIQ, from the coding sequence ATGGTAAAATGTAAGAATCTTTTTGAAAATAAAAATATAGAAGTAGTAGAGACTAAAGGAGATGTAAAAGTTCTTGAGTATAAAAAGGATTTGAGTGTAAATGCTGCAGGGGCTATGGCTGCATATTTTGCTTCTGAAATGAACATTAGAAAGAGACAAGTGTTGATAGAATTGAATGGCAATGCTTATACAATAAGTGCAGGAGCTATGCAATGGACTTCAGGAAATGTTAGTATGGCTGCAGATGTTAAAGGAATAGGCGATTTCTTCGGTAAGGCTCTATCATCCAAAGTAACAAAAGAATCTGCAATTAAACCTAAATATCAAGGAAATGGTTTATTGATGTTAGAACCTACATATAGACATATTTTACTTGAAGATGTTTCTGATTGGGGTGGAATGGTAATAGATGACGGACTTTTTCTTGCTTGTGAATCAAGAGTAAAGCAAAATGTTGTAGCGAGAACTAATCTTTCTTCAGCAATGCTAGGTAAAGAAGGTTTATTTAATTTATGTCTTAAAGGTGAGGGAATTGCTGTATTAGAGAGTCCTGTTCCTAGAGATGAGCTTATAGAATTTGTACTTGAAAAAGATGAAGTTAGAATTGATGGAAACTATGCAATTGCTTGGTCAGATTCATTAGAGTTTAGAGTTGAAAAATCAAGTAAAAGTTTGATTGGTTCAGCGGTTTCAGGTGAAGGCTTAGTGAATGTTTATCGTGGAACAGGAAGAATACTTATGGCACCAATACAATAA
- a CDS encoding Spo0E family sporulation regulatory protein-aspartic acid phosphatase — MKNVNKLLESIENLRSKLYNEINFKDTRLTDKTVLEDSLILNEEINEYYKIIDKIRQRYSRAK, encoded by the coding sequence GTGAAAAATGTAAATAAATTACTAGAAAGTATAGAAAATTTAAGGAGTAAGTTATACAACGAGATAAACTTTAAAGATACTAGATTAACAGATAAAACAGTGTTAGAGGATAGTTTAATACTTAATGAAGAAATAAACGAGTATTATAAGATTATAGATAAAATAAGGCAAAGATACAGTAGAGCTAAATGA
- a CDS encoding prepilin peptidase produces MTIIIFVIGIIIGSFLNVCTIRIPKGESIIYPPSHCTKCGKKLKWYDMMPILSYIIIKGRCRYCNEKIGFRYFGFEILCGTIFLMLYLKYGYNLITLKYIALFSVLFIISVIDFDTQVVYLCTTLPGILVGVIFMVINLFYKNSIHEYLFAAILYSGIIVLINFAGKAFIKKTVFGMGDAEVIFMCGLFLGMKFSMLMLFMTIILAGAVSMILMLLKLKSKTDYVAFVPFIAIASMVTVLYGQNILNFYNNFFLL; encoded by the coding sequence ATGACTATTATAATATTTGTTATAGGAATAATAATTGGAAGTTTTTTAAATGTATGTACAATAAGAATACCAAAGGGGGAATCTATTATATATCCTCCATCTCATTGTACTAAATGTGGAAAAAAACTTAAATGGTATGATATGATGCCTATATTAAGTTATATTATAATAAAAGGCAGATGTAGATATTGCAATGAAAAAATAGGATTTAGGTATTTTGGTTTTGAAATTTTATGTGGTACTATTTTTTTAATGCTGTATTTAAAATATGGATATAATTTAATAACATTAAAGTATATAGCTTTGTTTTCAGTGCTGTTTATTATTTCAGTAATAGATTTTGATACACAAGTTGTGTATTTGTGTACAACTTTACCTGGCATATTAGTGGGTGTGATTTTTATGGTAATAAATTTGTTTTATAAAAATAGTATACATGAATATTTGTTCGCAGCAATTTTATATTCAGGAATAATTGTTTTAATAAATTTTGCTGGTAAGGCATTTATTAAGAAAACTGTTTTTGGTATGGGAGATGCAGAAGTTATATTTATGTGTGGTCTATTTTTGGGAATGAAATTTAGCATGCTTATGTTATTTATGACAATTATTCTTGCAGGTGCTGTATCAATGATTTTGATGTTATTAAAGTTAAAAAGCAAAACAGATTATGTGGCATTTGTTCCATTTATAGCCATTGCTTCAATGGTTACAGTTCTCTATGGACAAAATATTTTGAATTTTTATAATAATTTTTTTTTATTGTAA
- a CDS encoding O-acetylhomoserine aminocarboxypropyltransferase/cysteine synthase family protein, with translation MSEERKFGFETLQVHAGQVADPTTGSRAVPIYQTTSYVFKNADHAANLFQLKEPGNVYSRIMNPTTDVFENRVAALEGGVAGLATASGLAAITYAILNVASAGDEIVAASTLYGGTYELFGVTLKKLGIKVVFVDPDNPENIRKAINDKTKAVYGETIGNPRINVFDIEAVAKIAHENKIPLIIDNTFGTPYLIRPIEFGADVVVHSATKFIGGHGTTIGGIIVDGGKFDWRASGKFPDFTTPDKSYNGLVYADLGAPAFALKARVQLLRNTGATLSPQSAFYFLQGLESLSLRVQKHVENTRKVVEFLKNHPKVSWINYPELEESPYRELSKKYLPKGAGSIFTFGIKGGLEAGKKFINSVKLFSLLANVADAKSLVIHPSSTTHAELNEEEQRAAGVTPDMIRLSIGVEDADDLIWDLNQALEQA, from the coding sequence ATGAGTGAAGAAAGAAAATTTGGTTTTGAAACACTACAGGTTCATGCAGGTCAAGTAGCTGACCCTACAACAGGATCAAGGGCAGTACCTATTTATCAAACTACATCATATGTATTTAAAAATGCTGATCACGCAGCAAATTTATTTCAATTAAAGGAACCTGGAAATGTATATTCAAGAATAATGAATCCAACTACTGATGTATTTGAGAATAGAGTAGCAGCTCTTGAGGGCGGAGTTGCTGGTCTTGCAACGGCATCAGGACTTGCAGCAATTACTTATGCAATTTTAAATGTAGCAAGTGCTGGAGATGAAATTGTCGCAGCAAGTACTTTATACGGTGGAACATATGAATTATTTGGGGTTACTCTTAAGAAGCTTGGAATAAAAGTTGTATTTGTAGATCCAGATAATCCTGAAAATATAAGAAAAGCAATAAATGATAAAACGAAAGCTGTATATGGAGAAACTATTGGAAATCCAAGAATAAATGTTTTTGATATAGAAGCTGTAGCTAAAATAGCACATGAAAATAAAATACCACTTATAATAGATAATACTTTTGGTACACCATATCTTATAAGACCGATAGAATTTGGAGCAGATGTAGTTGTACATTCAGCAACAAAATTTATTGGAGGACACGGAACTACAATAGGTGGAATTATAGTTGATGGTGGTAAATTTGATTGGAGAGCTAGCGGTAAGTTCCCTGATTTTACAACACCAGATAAGAGCTATAATGGACTTGTATATGCTGATTTGGGTGCACCTGCATTTGCATTAAAAGCAAGAGTTCAACTTTTAAGAAATACAGGAGCAACACTTAGTCCACAAAGTGCATTCTATTTTCTACAAGGGCTAGAATCACTTTCACTTAGAGTTCAAAAGCATGTTGAGAATACAAGAAAAGTAGTTGAATTTCTAAAAAATCATCCAAAGGTTTCATGGATAAACTACCCCGAATTAGAGGAAAGTCCATATAGAGAATTATCTAAAAAATATCTTCCAAAAGGAGCGGGTTCAATATTTACTTTTGGAATAAAGGGAGGACTTGAAGCAGGAAAGAAATTCATAAACAGTGTTAAATTATTCTCTCTTCTAGCAAATGTTGCAGATGCAAAGTCACTTGTTATACATCCTTCAAGCACAACACATGCTGAACTTAATGAAGAAGAACAAAGAGCAGCAGGTGTAACTCCAGACATGATAAGATTATCAATTGGAGTAGAGGACGCAGATGATTTAATATGGGATTTGAATCAAGCTCTTGAACAAGCATAA
- a CDS encoding DMT family transporter, whose protein sequence is MNSKNIFTDKKLVVIFATICCFLWGSAYPGVKIGYKLFCIKANDVPSEFVFAGYRFALAGIMVIVISIILHKDMKIFNKKNVLQIIILGLTQTLLQYIFFYVGLGYTTGTKGSIMNSTGTFFSIILANFIYKNDKLNISRILGCIIGFAGVIIANFNSDILKFSFSFMGEGFIMLAALVLSASSIYGKRITQKLDSMIVTGYQLFIGGIFLAGLGFVNGGNLSGFNVKAVTLLIYLALLSATAFSLWAALLKYNKVGIISIFNFLVPIFGVLLSGIFLKENIFEVKNLIALILVCFGIVLVYAEKTKVKS, encoded by the coding sequence ATGAATTCTAAAAATATTTTTACCGATAAAAAACTTGTTGTGATATTTGCCACAATATGTTGTTTTCTTTGGGGAAGTGCTTATCCAGGAGTAAAAATAGGGTACAAGCTATTTTGTATAAAGGCAAATGATGTACCTAGTGAATTTGTATTTGCAGGATATAGATTTGCTTTAGCAGGAATAATGGTAATAGTCATATCAATAATACTTCACAAGGATATGAAAATTTTTAATAAAAAAAATGTATTGCAAATTATTATTTTAGGACTTACACAAACGCTTCTTCAATACATATTTTTTTATGTAGGACTTGGATATACAACAGGAACTAAAGGTTCAATAATGAATAGTACAGGAACTTTTTTTAGTATAATACTAGCTAATTTTATATATAAAAACGATAAGCTTAATATCAGTAGAATTCTTGGCTGTATTATAGGTTTTGCAGGAGTTATAATTGCAAATTTTAATTCTGATATACTGAAATTTTCCTTTTCTTTTATGGGGGAGGGCTTTATTATGTTAGCGGCACTTGTACTTTCAGCTTCAAGTATATACGGAAAAAGAATAACCCAAAAATTGGATTCTATGATAGTAACAGGCTATCAGCTTTTTATAGGAGGAATTTTTCTTGCTGGTTTAGGTTTTGTTAATGGAGGAAATTTATCAGGTTTTAATGTTAAGGCAGTAACATTATTAATCTATTTGGCATTACTTTCGGCAACAGCTTTTTCATTGTGGGCAGCACTCCTTAAATATAATAAGGTTGGAATAATATCAATTTTTAATTTTTTAGTTCCTATATTTGGAGTACTCCTATCCGGTATATTCTTAAAAGAAAATATTTTTGAAGTGAAAAATTTAATAGCACTTATTTTAGTATGTTTTGGAATAGTGCTTGTATATGCAGAAAAAACTAAAGTGAAAAGTTAG
- a CDS encoding spore coat protein translates to MKIISNLTGTDDKTLTNANIASDFTTNLDDTIISLSTATCQAINPQLRQVLDSQLVSAINTKHELLDMMVKKSWYSPFDDPTKQLKDSYIDAKRIMETEN, encoded by the coding sequence ATGAAAATAATATCAAACTTAACAGGAACAGATGATAAAACTCTTACTAATGCCAATATAGCTTCTGATTTCACGACAAATTTAGATGATACCATAATTTCTTTGTCAACAGCCACTTGTCAAGCAATAAATCCTCAATTAAGGCAAGTACTTGATTCTCAGCTCGTATCAGCTATAAATACAAAACATGAACTATTGGATATGATGGTAAAGAAATCTTGGTATTCTCCTTTTGATGATCCAACAAAACAACTAAAAGACAGCTATATTGATGCCAAACGCATAATGGAAACCGAAAATTAA
- the rd gene encoding rubredoxin, which yields MKKYVCVVCGYIYDPAEGDPDNGVNPGTSFEDVPDDWLCPLCGVGKDQFEVVED from the coding sequence ATGAAAAAATATGTTTGTGTAGTATGTGGATATATTTATGATCCTGCTGAGGGTGATCCTGATAATGGAGTTAATCCAGGTACTTCTTTTGAAGATGTTCCTGATGATTGGCTTTGTCCTTTATGCGGAGTTGGAAAAGATCAATTTGAAGTAGTTGAAGACTAA
- a CDS encoding glutaredoxin family protein, which produces MVKVYSTTTCPWCTKAKSYLASKNIDFIDANVQDDMNARDEMLNLSHQNGVPVINIDGNIVIGFDKAKIDELLNLS; this is translated from the coding sequence ATGGTAAAAGTATACTCAACAACAACATGCCCTTGGTGCACAAAAGCAAAATCTTACTTAGCTTCTAAAAATATAGATTTTATAGATGCAAATGTTCAAGACGATATGAATGCAAGAGATGAAATGTTAAATTTATCTCATCAAAATGGTGTTCCTGTAATAAATATAGATGGAAATATAGTAATAGGATTTGATAAAGCTAAGATTGATGAACTTTTAAATTTAAGCTAA